A stretch of the Luteimonas sp. JM171 genome encodes the following:
- a CDS encoding ankyrin repeat domain-containing protein gives MPEPTSGRGHAIAAFIAGSLLALAAGLGSVGAAVGIWLAQPAFALAVRWWRAADQRQGRGPANQFADLLVLWGAAGLAAAGLAAWPVAVLLRSGALGAVLALSAVAGIVMIALWRIWPAWHAVEREGQPLADAWRALSDRDAAATRGAAFAAIVAAVLALQLVMAWPGILEGTARWVLAAAGVVLLPLAHWLLQRLQPAARLPMPVVEMPGEVAAAEPEPPEGDLETALYQAARGGRVARALELLELGADPHALPPEGERDRRSLPVLAAVLPDLRLLRELIARGVDVNAAHGALTPLLAATRDSWHGRPEAVMTLLANGADPHVADAEGNTPMHHAARSSDPGVVALLRDAAAEIDVPNNDGWTPLGVACLAGNWRLARFLLERGARVQVDGAVSPLVAAAGGDDDDPAGVQLLLKYKARPDGADRDGRTALHRAAHAGHAAIAAELLAAGADVSARDAQQRTPLLEAARGGRLATLEVLAEAGAGVGAVDADGRGALALACLAHPPAPPLVQRLLELGADPREVDAQGKSPVDHAAAAGRWSLVKLLDPGHPLPSSVQAADAEAPVPDQAPLSLLREGLREGRFDQLGDLVGLVPAQELGALLVDGEAPVSAERIDWLMARGADPEPRASDGVPADTPMFQLLARGPEQVEAVRALLAHNVSPAGAGGLARFLSACARGEHGARGLEQLALELFERGADPFASAPDGDPPLSLAVRLGWLELAGALAATGVDLDARDSRGMTALHLAAALGREQALRELVRHGANPGIRAADGQTPLGVALAAGRRDLARWLDWRGWKLPRRPLQAQDLPAAAVAGDADAVGKLLDLGFPVDTVDAQGCSALLRAAGGGHLSVVELLLERGADAQLAAHTGATPLSAAVSMGHVEIVERLLAAGAALEQRLPGEVTVLMLAAALGLPELCARLLAAGADIHATDAQGLTPMHCAALYGFSCRERARLMALLDTLLLAGAEPDAADASGVTPLLLLLGARAEPGASCDEEVVGEAVAQLLDEEVSLEAQDARGFGPLHLASLHGLLQLARRLLRAGADPDLRDTLNRTPREIAVMRGFVDVAAELAPANAQPGVSMARFLRD, from the coding sequence ATGCCTGAGCCGACGTCCGGGCGCGGGCACGCCATCGCCGCCTTCATCGCCGGATCCCTGCTGGCCTTGGCCGCCGGGCTGGGGAGCGTGGGCGCGGCCGTGGGGATCTGGCTGGCGCAGCCGGCCTTCGCGCTGGCGGTACGCTGGTGGCGCGCGGCGGACCAGCGACAGGGCCGCGGGCCCGCCAACCAGTTCGCCGACCTGCTCGTGCTATGGGGCGCGGCCGGGCTGGCGGCCGCCGGGCTGGCGGCGTGGCCGGTGGCTGTGCTGCTGCGCAGCGGGGCGCTGGGCGCGGTGCTGGCGCTCAGCGCGGTGGCGGGGATCGTAATGATCGCGCTGTGGCGCATCTGGCCTGCGTGGCATGCCGTGGAGCGCGAGGGACAGCCGTTGGCAGACGCCTGGCGGGCGCTGTCGGACCGGGACGCCGCCGCCACCCGCGGCGCCGCGTTCGCCGCGATCGTGGCAGCCGTGCTGGCGCTGCAGCTGGTGATGGCGTGGCCCGGCATCCTGGAGGGCACCGCCCGCTGGGTGCTGGCCGCTGCCGGGGTGGTGCTCCTGCCGCTCGCCCATTGGCTGCTGCAGCGCCTGCAACCGGCCGCAAGGCTGCCCATGCCGGTGGTCGAGATGCCGGGCGAAGTGGCGGCCGCGGAGCCCGAACCGCCGGAAGGCGACCTTGAGACGGCGCTGTACCAGGCCGCGCGCGGCGGCCGGGTCGCCCGGGCACTGGAATTGCTCGAGCTGGGCGCGGATCCGCACGCGCTTCCCCCCGAAGGCGAGCGCGACCGGCGCAGCCTGCCGGTGTTGGCCGCGGTACTGCCGGATCTTCGCCTGCTGCGCGAATTGATTGCCCGCGGCGTGGACGTCAACGCTGCGCACGGGGCGCTCACCCCGCTGCTGGCCGCCACCCGCGACAGCTGGCACGGCCGGCCCGAGGCCGTGATGACCCTGCTCGCCAACGGCGCCGATCCCCACGTGGCCGACGCCGAGGGCAACACCCCGATGCACCACGCCGCCCGCAGCTCCGATCCGGGCGTTGTGGCGTTGCTGCGCGATGCCGCGGCGGAGATCGACGTTCCCAACAACGACGGCTGGACGCCGCTGGGCGTGGCCTGCCTGGCCGGAAACTGGCGCCTGGCCCGGTTCCTGCTCGAGCGCGGTGCGCGGGTGCAGGTGGACGGGGCGGTGTCCCCGCTCGTGGCCGCCGCCGGCGGGGACGATGACGACCCGGCCGGCGTGCAGCTGCTGCTCAAGTACAAGGCCCGCCCGGACGGCGCCGACCGGGACGGCCGCACGGCTTTGCACCGCGCCGCCCATGCTGGCCATGCGGCAATCGCCGCCGAGCTTTTGGCCGCGGGCGCGGACGTGTCCGCCCGCGACGCCCAGCAGCGCACGCCGCTGCTGGAGGCCGCGCGTGGAGGTCGCCTGGCCACGCTGGAAGTGCTGGCCGAAGCTGGTGCCGGGGTCGGGGCCGTCGATGCGGACGGCCGTGGTGCACTTGCGCTGGCGTGCCTGGCGCATCCCCCCGCGCCGCCGCTGGTGCAGCGCCTGCTGGAGCTCGGGGCCGATCCGCGCGAAGTGGATGCACAAGGCAAGAGCCCGGTTGATCACGCCGCCGCGGCCGGACGCTGGTCGCTGGTGAAGCTGCTCGATCCCGGGCATCCGCTCCCGTCGAGCGTGCAGGCAGCCGACGCCGAGGCCCCGGTGCCGGACCAGGCGCCGCTCTCGCTGCTGCGCGAGGGGCTTCGCGAAGGTCGCTTCGATCAGCTCGGAGACCTGGTTGGCCTGGTGCCTGCGCAGGAGCTCGGTGCGCTTCTGGTGGACGGGGAGGCCCCGGTCTCCGCGGAGCGGATCGACTGGCTGATGGCCCGCGGCGCGGATCCGGAGCCGCGCGCATCGGATGGCGTCCCGGCTGACACCCCGATGTTCCAGCTCCTGGCCAGGGGGCCTGAACAGGTCGAGGCGGTGAGGGCGCTGCTTGCACACAACGTATCGCCGGCCGGTGCCGGCGGCCTCGCGCGGTTCCTGTCCGCCTGCGCCCGCGGCGAGCACGGTGCACGTGGACTCGAGCAGCTGGCGCTCGAACTGTTTGAGCGCGGGGCGGATCCATTCGCCAGCGCGCCGGACGGCGATCCGCCGCTGTCGCTGGCGGTGCGCCTGGGCTGGCTGGAGCTCGCCGGGGCGCTGGCAGCCACCGGCGTGGACCTGGATGCACGCGACAGCCGCGGCATGACCGCGCTGCACCTGGCCGCGGCGCTGGGGCGCGAGCAGGCGCTGCGCGAACTGGTCCGCCATGGCGCCAACCCGGGCATCCGTGCTGCCGACGGGCAGACCCCATTGGGCGTGGCGCTGGCCGCGGGCCGTCGCGACCTCGCCCGCTGGCTGGATTGGCGCGGCTGGAAACTCCCGCGCCGGCCCCTGCAGGCGCAGGACCTGCCAGCGGCAGCGGTGGCCGGAGACGCGGACGCCGTGGGAAAGCTGCTCGACCTTGGTTTTCCGGTGGACACCGTGGACGCCCAGGGCTGCTCGGCGCTGCTGCGGGCGGCCGGCGGGGGGCACCTGTCAGTGGTTGAACTGCTGCTCGAGCGCGGCGCCGACGCGCAGCTGGCCGCGCACACCGGCGCGACGCCGCTGTCGGCCGCGGTCAGCATGGGGCATGTCGAGATCGTCGAGCGGCTGCTGGCTGCCGGCGCGGCGCTGGAGCAGCGCCTGCCCGGCGAGGTGACCGTGCTGATGCTCGCTGCCGCACTCGGGCTGCCGGAGCTGTGTGCACGGCTGCTGGCGGCCGGGGCCGATATCCATGCCACTGATGCCCAGGGGTTGACGCCGATGCACTGCGCCGCCCTGTACGGATTCAGCTGCCGCGAGCGTGCCCGGCTCATGGCCCTGTTGGACACCCTGCTGCTGGCCGGGGCCGAGCCCGATGCCGCGGATGCCAGCGGGGTGACTCCGCTGCTGCTGCTGCTTGGCGCGCGGGCCGAGCCCGGCGCAAGCTGCGACGAGGAGGTCGTGGGCGAGGCGGTGGCGCAGCTCCTGGATGAAGAGGTGTCGCTGGAAGCGCAGGATGCGCGCGGATTCGGGCCGCTGCACCTGGCCAGCCTGCACGGCCTGCTCCAGCTCGCCCGCCGCCTGCTGCGCGCGGGCGCCGACCCGGACCTGCGCGACACCCTCAACCGCACGCCGCGCGAGATCGCGGTGATGCGCGGCTTCGTCGATGTGGCCGCCGAACTCGCCCCCGCCAACGCCCAGCCGGGCGTCTCCATGGCCCGCTTCCTGCGCGACTAG
- a CDS encoding protein tonB — protein sequence MFRRLAVIAGVLPLLLAAGLADARTLEEAREQVEMSMLVRGHVDIDRQGRITGHELEQAESLPAYVVDMVAAAVPRMRFEPVLVDGEPVLARAKMTLRLLAKPDGDDVHLSIRSAHFGDEDALPDEERVRPVRMRPPSYPEDILHLGGAGDVYLVLKIGRDGAVEDVAVEQTNLTSLGTAREMERIRDALEKAAVRQARRWRFAPPTAGENADAPHWAVRVPVQYRLGGHPESAYGQWVAYHPGERAACPDWCAPDAPGFSPDLLAAGDAHPAQSRFRLLEAPGS from the coding sequence ATGTTTCGCAGGCTCGCCGTCATCGCCGGGGTCCTGCCGCTGCTGCTCGCGGCCGGCCTCGCCGATGCCCGGACCCTGGAGGAAGCGCGCGAACAGGTCGAGATGAGCATGCTCGTTCGGGGCCACGTGGACATCGATCGCCAGGGGCGCATCACGGGCCACGAACTGGAGCAGGCCGAAAGCCTGCCCGCCTACGTGGTCGACATGGTGGCCGCGGCCGTGCCCCGGATGCGGTTCGAACCAGTACTGGTGGATGGCGAGCCCGTCCTGGCCCGGGCGAAGATGACCTTGCGGCTGCTCGCCAAACCGGATGGCGACGATGTCCACCTCAGCATCCGCAGCGCCCACTTCGGCGACGAGGACGCGCTGCCGGACGAGGAGCGGGTGCGGCCGGTGCGGATGAGGCCGCCGTCCTATCCGGAGGACATCCTGCACCTGGGTGGCGCGGGTGATGTGTACCTGGTGCTCAAGATCGGCCGGGACGGTGCCGTTGAGGATGTTGCGGTCGAGCAGACCAACCTGACTTCGCTGGGCACGGCGCGGGAGATGGAGCGGATCCGCGATGCCCTTGAGAAGGCCGCGGTCAGGCAGGCGAGGAGGTGGCGCTTTGCGCCGCCGACGGCTGGCGAAAATGCCGACGCCCCGCATTGGGCCGTGCGCGTGCCGGTGCAATACCGGCTCGGTGGTCACCCCGAATCTGCCTATGGCCAGTGGGTGGCCTACCACCCCGGCGAACGTGCAGCGTGCCCGGACTGGTGTGCGCCGGACGCTCCGGGCTTCAGCCCGGACCTGCTTGCGGCGGGTGATGCGCATCCGGCGCAGTCCAGGTTCCGCCTGCTGGAGGCGCCGGGCAGCTGA
- the ung gene encoding uracil-DNA glycosylase: MTAAADRIRLEPSWKARVGDYLLRPEMQALSAFLRERRAAGARIYPPPADIFAAFDATPFERAKVVILGQDPYHGPGQSHGLCFSVRPGVRVPPSLQNMYKEIERDMGIPRPDHGYLMPWAERGVLLLNAVLTVEQGQPGSHQGKGWEGFTDHVLETLDRECEGLVFMLWGSYAQKRGRIVDPRRHRVLRTTHPSPLSAYRGFLGSGHFSAANAYLERRGTAPIDWSLPSRQALEGL; the protein is encoded by the coding sequence ATGACGGCGGCCGCCGACCGCATCCGGCTCGAGCCCTCGTGGAAGGCCCGCGTGGGCGACTACCTGCTGCGCCCGGAGATGCAGGCCCTGTCGGCATTCCTGCGCGAGCGGCGCGCGGCCGGCGCCCGGATCTACCCGCCGCCGGCGGACATCTTCGCCGCCTTCGACGCGACGCCGTTCGAGCGCGCCAAGGTGGTGATCCTCGGCCAGGATCCCTATCACGGGCCCGGCCAGTCCCACGGCCTGTGCTTCTCCGTGCGCCCGGGGGTGCGGGTGCCGCCTTCGCTGCAGAACATGTACAAGGAGATCGAGCGCGACATGGGCATCCCGCGGCCGGACCACGGCTATCTCATGCCCTGGGCCGAGCGCGGCGTGCTCCTGCTCAATGCCGTGCTCACCGTGGAGCAGGGCCAGCCGGGGTCGCACCAGGGCAAGGGCTGGGAAGGTTTCACCGACCACGTGCTGGAGACGCTCGACCGGGAGTGCGAGGGACTGGTGTTCATGCTTTGGGGCAGCTACGCGCAAAAGCGCGGACGCATCGTGGACCCGCGCCGGCACCGCGTGCTTCGCACCACGCACCCTTCACCCCTGTCGGCGTACCGTGGCTTCCTTGGCAGCGGCCATTTCTCCGCCGCCAACGCGTATCTTGAGCGGCGTGGGACGGCGCCGATCGACTGGTCGCTGCCATCTCGACAGGCCTTGGAAGGCCTTTGA
- the rpoH gene encoding RNA polymerase sigma factor RpoH produces the protein MTQTMTSQALVTNSLPVPSPIGSLDAYIGAVYQIPVLSAEDEQALARRYRDEEDLDAAQELVHSHLRFVVHVARGYMGYGLPLGDLIQEGNIGLMKAVKRFDPSVGVRLVSFAVHWIRAEMHEYILKNWRIVKVATTKAQRKLFFNLRSSKKRLGWMNAEEVSTIAQELNVPEREVLEMESRLSARDIGFDAPVDDDDERVPPAPSAFLVSDEGDPAIAYEREDRQDHRLELLREGLSELDERSRDIIQRRWLNPDNKETLQVLADEYGVSAERIRQVEANALKKMRAMIAA, from the coding sequence ATGACACAGACCATGACTTCCCAAGCCCTGGTAACCAACAGCCTCCCTGTGCCGAGCCCCATTGGCTCGCTCGACGCGTACATTGGCGCCGTCTACCAGATCCCGGTGCTCTCGGCCGAGGACGAGCAGGCCCTGGCGCGCCGCTACCGCGACGAGGAAGACCTGGACGCCGCGCAGGAGCTGGTCCATTCCCACCTGCGCTTCGTGGTGCACGTCGCCCGCGGCTACATGGGCTACGGCCTGCCGCTGGGCGATCTCATCCAGGAGGGCAACATCGGCCTGATGAAGGCCGTCAAGCGCTTCGACCCATCGGTCGGCGTGCGCCTGGTGTCGTTTGCCGTGCACTGGATCCGCGCCGAGATGCACGAGTACATCCTCAAGAACTGGCGCATCGTCAAGGTCGCCACCACCAAGGCGCAGCGCAAGCTGTTCTTCAACCTGCGCAGCAGCAAGAAGCGCCTGGGCTGGATGAACGCCGAAGAGGTGAGCACCATCGCCCAGGAGCTCAACGTGCCCGAGCGCGAGGTGCTGGAGATGGAGTCACGCCTGTCCGCGCGCGACATCGGCTTCGACGCACCGGTGGACGATGACGACGAGCGGGTCCCGCCGGCGCCGTCCGCGTTCCTGGTGTCCGACGAAGGGGATCCCGCGATTGCCTATGAGCGCGAGGATCGCCAGGACCATCGCCTGGAGCTGCTGCGCGAAGGCCTTTCGGAGCTGGACGAGCGCTCGCGCGACATCATCCAGCGGCGCTGGCTCAACCCCGACAACAAGGAGACGTTGCAGGTGCTGGCCGACGAATATGGCGTTTCCGCCGAGCGCATCCGCCAGGTGGAGGCCAACGCGCTGAAGAAGATGCGCGCCATGATCGCGGCCTGA
- the rho gene encoding transcription termination factor Rho, giving the protein MSDNTPETGDTAEPRVRKRATKKTARKAVKADAPAKQAESASEPAAETAQPAAPAEPAKKHGDALAPADAGGGGAGRDDAGGAGGDAGQAQSGQGGEQKQPQQQQQQQRNEQHQRDGGGRQGRRDRFRNRRDRGGRGRDDGLPQDGNDQGQRLPPPNVPEGFPQYSLSDLKGMPAHQLMDIAEQLQIHEGVARARKQDVIFHLLKVLTRHGDGVVADGVLEILPDGFGFLRAAEASYLAGPDDVYISPSQIRRFNLRTGDHLSGRIRWPKDGERYFALATIDTINEEPLEASKGKVLFENLTPLFPRERFKLERGDGSSEDIAGRILDLMAPQGKGQRSLIVSPPKAGKTIMMQQIASAITYNHPDVHLIVLLIDERPEEVTEMQRSVRGEVISSTFDEPAARHVQVAEMVIERAKRLVEHKKDVVILLDSITRLARAYNNVVPSSGKVLTGGVDANALHRPKRFFGAARNVEEGGSLTIIATALVDTGSAMDKVIYEEFKGTGNSEIHLDRRITEKRVYPAINVNQSGTRREDLLIDPELLQKIWILRKLLHPMDEIAAMEFLLDKMKNTKSNDEFFASMRR; this is encoded by the coding sequence TTGTCCGACAATACCCCCGAAACCGGCGACACCGCCGAGCCCCGCGTGCGCAAGCGCGCCACCAAGAAGACCGCGCGCAAGGCGGTGAAGGCCGACGCGCCGGCGAAGCAGGCGGAATCCGCCTCCGAACCGGCGGCCGAGACCGCCCAGCCGGCGGCACCCGCAGAGCCGGCGAAGAAGCACGGCGACGCCCTCGCCCCGGCCGATGCCGGCGGCGGTGGCGCCGGCCGTGACGACGCCGGCGGCGCTGGCGGGGACGCAGGCCAGGCCCAGTCCGGCCAGGGCGGCGAGCAGAAGCAGCCGCAGCAACAACAGCAACAGCAGCGCAACGAGCAGCACCAGCGCGACGGCGGGGGCCGCCAGGGCCGCCGCGACCGCTTCCGCAACCGCCGCGACCGCGGCGGCCGCGGCCGCGACGACGGCCTGCCCCAGGACGGCAACGACCAGGGCCAGCGCCTGCCGCCGCCCAACGTCCCCGAGGGCTTCCCGCAGTACTCGCTGAGCGACCTGAAGGGCATGCCGGCGCACCAGCTGATGGACATCGCCGAGCAGCTGCAGATCCACGAGGGCGTGGCCCGCGCCCGCAAGCAGGACGTGATCTTCCACCTGCTCAAGGTGCTCACCCGCCACGGCGACGGCGTGGTGGCCGACGGCGTGCTGGAGATCCTGCCCGACGGCTTCGGCTTCCTGCGCGCGGCCGAGGCGTCCTATCTCGCCGGCCCCGACGACGTCTACATCAGCCCCAGCCAGATCCGCCGCTTCAACCTGCGCACCGGCGACCACCTCTCCGGCCGGATCCGCTGGCCGAAGGACGGCGAGCGCTACTTCGCCCTGGCCACCATCGACACCATCAACGAGGAGCCGCTGGAGGCCAGCAAGGGCAAGGTGCTGTTCGAGAACCTGACCCCGCTGTTCCCGCGCGAGCGCTTCAAGCTTGAGCGCGGCGACGGCTCCAGCGAGGACATCGCCGGCCGCATCCTCGACCTGATGGCACCGCAGGGCAAGGGCCAGCGCTCGCTGATCGTCTCGCCGCCCAAGGCCGGCAAGACGATCATGATGCAGCAGATCGCCAGCGCGATTACCTACAACCACCCGGACGTGCACCTGATCGTGCTGCTGATCGACGAGCGGCCCGAGGAGGTCACCGAGATGCAGCGCAGCGTGCGCGGCGAGGTGATCAGCTCCACCTTCGACGAGCCGGCCGCGCGCCATGTGCAGGTCGCCGAAATGGTGATCGAGCGGGCCAAGCGCCTGGTCGAGCACAAGAAGGATGTCGTGATCCTGCTCGACTCCATCACCCGCCTGGCCCGCGCCTACAACAACGTGGTGCCCAGCTCGGGCAAGGTGCTCACCGGCGGCGTCGACGCCAACGCCCTGCACCGGCCCAAGCGCTTCTTCGGCGCCGCGCGCAACGTGGAGGAAGGCGGATCGCTGACCATCATCGCCACGGCGCTGGTGGATACCGGCTCGGCGATGGACAAGGTGATCTACGAGGAATTCAAGGGCACCGGCAACTCCGAGATCCACCTGGACCGCCGCATCACCGAGAAGCGCGTGTACCCGGCGATCAACGTCAACCAGTCCGGCACCCGCCGCGAGGACCTGCTGATCGATCCGGAGCTGCTGCAGAAGATCTGGATCCTGCGCAAGCTGCTGCACCCGATGGACGAGATCGCGGCCATGGAGTTCCTGCTCGACAAGATGAAGAACACCAAGTCCAACGACGAGTTCTTCGCCTCGATGCGCCGCTGA
- the ftsE gene encoding cell division ATP-binding protein FtsE encodes MSVLRFDNVSKQYPGGHAALSEVSFDVGEGEMLFVTGHSGAGKSTLLRLVHLAERPTRGAVLFGERNLARVRGRRVAMHRRDVGVVFQDHRLLTDRSVFENVSLPLILRGMRRGDIAKRVRGALERLGLGARERALPGELSAGEQQRVGIARAIVGEPRLLVADEPTGNLDPTLAAEIMALFESLPGRGTSVLVASHDLALVKRMKKRVLVLDHGRLADDIAPEDLADE; translated from the coding sequence ATGAGCGTCCTGCGCTTCGACAACGTCAGCAAGCAGTACCCCGGCGGCCATGCCGCGCTCTCGGAGGTCAGCTTTGATGTCGGCGAGGGCGAGATGCTGTTCGTCACCGGGCATTCGGGGGCGGGCAAGAGCACGCTGCTCCGCCTGGTCCACCTGGCCGAGCGCCCCACGCGCGGCGCCGTGCTGTTCGGTGAGCGCAATCTGGCGCGCGTGCGCGGCCGCCGGGTGGCCATGCACCGGCGAGACGTGGGCGTGGTGTTCCAGGACCACCGCCTGCTGACTGATCGCAGCGTGTTCGAAAACGTGTCGCTGCCGCTGATCCTGCGTGGAATGCGCCGCGGCGACATCGCCAAGCGCGTGCGTGGGGCGCTCGAACGGCTGGGCCTGGGAGCGCGCGAGCGCGCCCTGCCAGGTGAGCTCTCCGCCGGCGAGCAGCAGCGCGTGGGGATTGCCCGCGCCATCGTCGGGGAGCCGCGGCTGCTGGTGGCTGATGAGCCGACCGGCAACCTGGATCCAACGCTCGCCGCCGAGATCATGGCGCTGTTCGAATCGCTCCCCGGGCGCGGCACCAGCGTGCTGGTGGCCAGCCACGACCTGGCCCTGGTCAAGCGGATGAAAAAGCGGGTGCTGGTGCTCGACCACGGGCGCCTGGCCGACGACATCGCCCCGGAGGACCTGGCCGATGAGTGA
- the trxA gene encoding thioredoxin TrxA produces MSDKVIHTTDAEFEATVLQSDEPVLVDFWAPWCGPCRMIAPALDELAEEYDGKAKVVKVDIDQNQATALKYHVRSIPMLLLFKDGQVQATQVGAVGKPQLAKMIDQAL; encoded by the coding sequence GTGAGCGATAAGGTCATCCACACCACCGACGCAGAATTCGAGGCCACCGTGCTGCAGTCCGACGAGCCGGTGCTGGTCGATTTCTGGGCGCCGTGGTGCGGTCCGTGCCGGATGATCGCTCCGGCCCTGGACGAACTGGCCGAGGAATACGACGGCAAGGCCAAGGTGGTCAAGGTCGACATCGACCAGAACCAGGCCACGGCGCTGAAATACCACGTGCGCTCGATCCCGATGCTGCTGCTGTTCAAGGACGGCCAGGTCCAGGCCACCCAGGTCGGAGCGGTCGGCAAGCCGCAGCTGGCCAAGATGATCGACCAGGCGCTCTGA
- the ftsX gene encoding permease-like cell division protein FtsX has product MSEQRAAAAPARRSGLGTWGDHHLYSFVSSLGRVFRRPWATALTIGVMAVALALPLGLWLVLDNVARLSGSVQQSREISVFLQPDIPVPEAEVLAANLGERADVASVELRTPEQGLAELRERGGLGEAIDAVGDNPLPVLLVVVPTDDGAALAEALRGLPEASLVQHDAEWRQRLDDWLRFGGRVVLVLGLLLGLGALLVVGNTVRLDIQARREEIGVLQLLGATDGFIRRPFLYLGAWYGLASGALALAVLALVGLALREPVAGLAASYGSGFALHGFAPLHVLLVLVGSGVIGWLGASVVTGHFLRQTRPVDT; this is encoded by the coding sequence ATGAGTGAGCAGCGCGCAGCCGCGGCGCCCGCCCGCCGTTCGGGCCTGGGCACCTGGGGCGACCACCACCTCTACAGCTTTGTCTCCAGCCTCGGGCGCGTGTTCCGCCGCCCGTGGGCCACCGCGCTCACCATTGGCGTGATGGCGGTGGCGCTGGCCCTGCCGCTGGGCCTGTGGCTGGTGCTGGACAACGTGGCGCGGCTTTCGGGCAGCGTGCAGCAGTCGCGCGAGATCAGCGTCTTCCTGCAGCCCGACATCCCGGTCCCCGAGGCGGAGGTCCTCGCCGCAAACCTGGGCGAACGCGCCGACGTGGCCTCGGTGGAGCTGCGCACGCCCGAGCAGGGGTTGGCCGAGCTGCGCGAGCGCGGCGGGCTCGGCGAGGCGATCGATGCCGTGGGCGACAATCCGCTGCCGGTGCTGCTGGTCGTGGTGCCCACGGACGACGGCGCCGCGCTGGCCGAGGCCCTGCGCGGCCTGCCGGAAGCGTCGCTGGTGCAGCACGATGCCGAATGGCGGCAGCGCCTGGACGACTGGCTGCGCTTTGGCGGCCGGGTGGTCCTGGTGCTCGGGCTGCTGCTGGGCCTGGGCGCCCTGCTGGTGGTGGGCAACACGGTCCGCCTGGACATCCAGGCCCGGCGCGAGGAGATCGGCGTGCTGCAGCTGCTGGGCGCCACCGATGGTTTCATCCGCCGCCCGTTCCTGTACCTGGGCGCCTGGTACGGGCTGGCTTCCGGTGCCCTGGCGCTCGCGGTGCTGGCGCTGGTTGGCCTGGCCCTGCGCGAACCGGTGGCCGGGCTCGCGGCAAGCTACGGCAGCGGGTTTGCCCTGCACGGCTTTGCGCCTTTGCACGTGCTCTTGGTGCTGGTGGGTTCGGGGGTGATCGGGTGGCTGGGCGCCAGCGTGGTCACCGGCCACTTCCTGCGCCAGACCCGACCGGTGGATACCTGA
- a CDS encoding response regulator: MTGPDPHSLRHVASDSPRIMVADGSRLVRRLIGDVLRAELANVEVVECAGLAEAQSALEAAPVDLVTTSLVLPDGDGMQLARSVREAAGQRYVPVIVVSGEAQSHLEMRRFTEDVTDYFDKAQGHAALATFIRGYVMPEPVPGARVLYVEDSRTVAVATRRWLQARQMEVTHVLSAEEGLAYLQERTGTDDAPGTDLLLTDVYLKGEMSGRDLLKAVRGELGYGKRRLPVLVMTGDDNRINQMGLLREGANDLVLKPIEERLLVTKALFQLRLSRLPAMA, encoded by the coding sequence ATGACCGGTCCCGATCCACACAGCCTGCGCCACGTGGCCAGTGATTCCCCGCGGATCATGGTGGCCGACGGCTCGCGCCTGGTGCGGCGGCTGATCGGCGACGTGCTGCGCGCGGAGCTTGCCAACGTGGAGGTGGTTGAATGCGCGGGGCTGGCCGAGGCGCAGTCGGCGCTGGAGGCGGCGCCGGTGGACCTGGTGACCACCTCGCTGGTGCTGCCCGACGGCGACGGCATGCAGCTGGCGCGCAGCGTGCGCGAGGCGGCCGGCCAGCGCTACGTGCCGGTGATCGTGGTGTCCGGCGAGGCGCAGTCGCACCTGGAGATGCGCCGCTTCACCGAGGACGTGACCGACTATTTCGACAAGGCCCAGGGCCATGCGGCGCTGGCGACGTTCATCCGCGGCTACGTCATGCCCGAGCCGGTGCCGGGCGCACGGGTGCTGTACGTGGAAGACAGCCGGACGGTGGCGGTGGCCACCCGGCGCTGGCTGCAGGCGCGGCAGATGGAGGTGACCCACGTGCTCAGCGCGGAGGAAGGCCTGGCCTACCTGCAGGAGCGCACCGGCACCGACGATGCGCCGGGCACGGACCTGCTGTTGACCGATGTCTACCTCAAGGGCGAGATGAGCGGTCGCGACCTGCTCAAGGCCGTGCGCGGTGAGCTCGGCTACGGCAAGCGCCGGCTGCCGGTGCTGGTGATGACCGGCGACGACAACCGCATCAACCAGATGGGCCTGCTGCGCGAGGGTGCCAATGACCTGGTGCTCAAGCCGATCGAGGAGCGGCTGCTGGTGACCAAGGCGCTGTTCCAGCTGCGCCTGTCGCGCCTGCCGGCGATGGCATGA